A window of Bacteroidota bacterium genomic DNA:
GTCGGGCGTGTCCGAAGAGGGCGGGGAAACAGTGGGCCAAGATACGCCCGCTAGAACGCCTCGTCCCGCCGCGCCATTGCCCGCGGTGCGGTGAGACGGTGGACGGTGAGACGGCAGACAGAGGGCAGCGGAGGAGGACCCTAAACCGTCCTCGCCCCCCGCCTTCAGGCGATCAGCGGCGCGATGACGAGCGCGACGACGGCGATCAGCCCACGCGAGGATGTTCAGGCTCGGACCCGACGCGTCCTTGAGCGGGTCCGCTGACGGGGTTGGAACCCTCGGACTACCCCCTCGTTCTGGTCGCTATCAAATCGATAGCATTCCGCCAGCATGGCCCAACTCCTCATTCGCAACCTCAGCGCCGATACGGTCGAGCGCCTCAAGGTTCGGGCGCAAGCGCGCAACCGCTCTCTGGAGGCCGAGACGCGCCGCATCCTTGAGCAGGCTGCCGCCGTCGACGCCGAGGACTTCTGGGCACGGGCTGATGCATTTCGCCACCGGCTTTCGGCCGACGGCGGTCTGGGTACGGACAGCGCAGCCGACATCCGGGAGGGCCGGGACCGGTGAGCCTGGTCGTCGTGGACGCGAGCGTAGCTGCGAAGTGGCTCTTCGAGGAGGAGCACAGCGAGGCGGCTGCCCGGCTCCGCGCGCCCGGCTTCGACCTTCACGCTCCCGACTTCGTGCAGGTCGAACTGGTGAACCTCGTCGCCAAGAACGAGCGGCGGGGCATCCTCACCCATGCGGAGGCCCACGACGCTGCCCGGCTCGTCCACGCCCTCCCGCTTCAGTCCTACGCGTGGCAGGACCTGCTCGGCCCGGCCTTCGAGCTGGCGATAGAGACAAAGCGTAGCGTCTACGACTGTCTCTACCTCGCCCTCGCGGATGCGCTCGGCGGCGCCCTCGTGACCGCCGACCGGAAGTTCTACGACGCGCTCCAAGCTACTTCGCGCGCCGCGCGCCTCCTCTGGGTCGAGGACATTCCAGCCTGACGCACAAAGCCCGGCCCTGCGCGCAGCAGAACCGGGCTTCTTCCGGTGAGACGGTGGGCGGCGAGACCCTTTCCGGCTTGCTATTCCGACGTTCTAGCGCAACAACGTCACGCGCGAAGTCTCGGCGAAGCGCTCGGCCGCTCCCGTCGCCGTCAGGCGCACAACGTAAACACCTGCGGGCAGCCCACGCCCATCGAGGCGTGCAGCGTGGTGTCCGGCCTCGTACGGTCCCTTAGCCAGGTCGGTGACTGCACGTCCGAGGAGGTCGTAGAGCGTTAGGCGAACCTCGGCCGCCTCGGGCAACGCGAACGAGACCACTGCTTCGCCCCTCGACGGGTTCGGGGTGACGCCCGAGAGCGCGTAGGCCTCGGGCGGCGACGCCCCCGCTCCTGCCTCAACCTCGACCTCGGACTCACTCGGGCGGCTGTGGCTGTAGAAGAGTTGGTTCGTGGTAGATTTCCGTGTACCGTCGCTATCTCTGGCGCTCAAGCGCAGGCGTAGTCCGGTGACCGAAGAATGGTCGTTGACGGTGAAGTTGCTGAGCGAGGAGGTAGTGCTAGCCTGCACCCAGGCGTTGCACGTCGGGGCGCTCGGGCCGAAGGGGACACCGCCACCATCCTGCTCCACTGCGAGGTTTGCGTCGGAACCAGTTCCTTTGCTGAAGCAGACTGGGCGGGTGCCACCGCAGCCAGGAGGTGGGGTGTTGCAGGTATAGAAATACTCCCACTCGTAGCTGTAGGGGGGTCTGCCCCCGCTGACGCCGGCGGTCCAGACATAGGTCTGTCCGCCCTGCACAATATCGGGGCCATTGATCCTCACGTTCAAACGTCGCACGTTGCGGCTCGGTGGGTTGGCCGATTCTCCTGCCTCATTGAATGCCGTAATGGAGTACGTCCCGTCGGCTCCGTTGAAAGTGTGAGAGGTTGTTTGGGGAGAAACAGTAGCGACTGGTGTACTGCCCCGATAAATCCTGTACCCGGCAGGTCCATTCGCATAGAAGGGGCTCGACGCGTACGTCTGCGGTTCCCACCTCAGTGTTATCGAACCAGACGACGACGAGCCTCTGAGGTTTTTGACCTGCGGAGCAAGCATCTTCAATGGAGCCGGCGGAGGATCCCCGAAATCACATTCTATGATCGGGAAGCCTGGGCATAGCATAGAGTTATATACCTGTCCGACAGAATTTTGGACATCCGCATCTAGCCCATTGTTGAACTCATTCATAAGGTCGAGAGCACCAACAGTGTCAAAGATTGACGCTCCGGTTGTGCGGACGGTCTCGAAGAGGCGGAGTTGATATCCGCTCACATCGTCATTATCACCAGAATCATATCGGAAAGATTCGAAGGCTCCTCCGTTGTAGCCATCGTAGAGATTCCACAGAAGGCAAGCCGTCGCGGAGTTCTCCGGCTCGGTCGTCCGGTAGCTGATCCCGAGGAAGCGCGGCGAATCGAAGGGTCCCCTTTCCAGATTAGAATCGAATACGTTGAGGTCATCTCCGTACTGATCGTTGGCATAGTTCCGCGTGGCAAAGGAGTAGAAAATGGCCCACCCTTCGCGGACATAGCTCTCCCGCAGCCCGTACCGTACAGCATCACGTCCCCACATGTTGTAGCTCGCATAATGACCATACTCGTGTGCGATCGTGTCGAAGGTGACGCCGTTATCTGGATTGATTTGGATTAGCGCGGTAGGCAGCGGATTGTAGAGCAAAAACCTGCCAGGTGCACTCAGGCCTGGTTCCAGATTTACTCGGACTGGAGGAAGCGAAAAAGGCGGGGTGCCTCCGTAGCGCGTAATGGCAAAGTCACGGGCCAATGCCATGTAGCGAAGGATCGCACCGTAGTTCATGTTTACCGTCGCGTCGTCATACCCGCTGACCGTCGTACTGCTGGCGTCAATTGGGAAGGTCGCGCTCTCGGCTAGCGAGAACGTCGCGCGGACGAGTGTGCCGTTGATGTTATAGAGGGCGAGACCACCCGGCGGGGGCACCATGTCGGCGGCGTAGCTGAACGAAGAGGGGACGACGACGATCTGGTCGAACGCGCTGAGATCTCCGTTGAGCGTAAAGTTGAACGAGAAGCGCCCCTCGTCGTCGAGGTCGTCGTACGTCTTATGCCGCACGTCAGGGCCGGCGGGTTTGTAGAGGTAGCTGTAGCTGAAGGGGTCCGACGAGTCACGGAAATAGAGCCGAACGGTAGCATTGTAGAGACCCCGTACTCCAAACTCAGGATCAGGTGTCGGGGTGAGAATTTTCCCGCTAAGGGAGATGGTGTAGGTCGTGCGCCCGCTGCTTTCATCCACGACGTGCTCTTGGTCTAGCGTAGTCCGCTTCTCTTCAGTACCGGGCGCATCCCATGTGTACACCCGAGCCTCTGACGCCTCGCTTTCGACGCTGAGATAGCGCGACGCGCTTGGATGCACCTCAGGCGAAACATCCAGGGCGGCAACGGAGACGGAGACGAGCGAACCGCCAACTCCTTCGACTCTCATGGTACGACGCACTGTTCGGGTCTGTCCTGCGACGAGTTGGACTGGCTGCCGCAAGACCCTCTCGCTGCCCTGATACCCGACGGGGGTGATGGAACCTGGGAAGCGGAGTGTGACCTCGCCGTTCCCACTTACGTGCGCGTGATAGCGAAGCTCAAGCTCGACCGTACTTCCCGCCGTCGGCTCGCCCACGAGGCCGAGGTGCTCGATCTCGACGGCGAGTTCTTCGGTGGGCAACGTGCATCCAGTGGAATCGGCCTCCTGAGCGTAGACCGGGCCAGCACCGGCAGTGCAGAGAAGCAGAAAGGCAAAGGTATAACGAGGTATCATCAGTTGCTGTGTTTTCGGTTGTCGGTTCAGTTGACGTCTTTGAGGACGTAGACGGAGTAGGCTCCGCTCACCCCGCTGCCGGGGAGGTCTACGACCGCGCTACTATAGGCGATGTGTCGACCGTCCGGGCTCCAGTCCGCCGTGAGTTGCACCGAGTGCCCCCCCGCCTCCGTGTTCACATCGAGCACGCGCTTCTGCCACGTCTGCGCGTCCAACACCCCCACCTCCGAGACATCGTTAGCTGCTCCGGCCGCTCGCCATGCCCCGTAAGGGAAGTGGACGTAGAGTACGCGGTCTCCGTTCGGACTGTATCGCAACCACAATCCGTTGACCCGCTGCTCCGACGGATCGAACGCCACGCCGAGCGTATCCACCCGCGCTGCTGCCCCCCCCGCGAGATCGTAGCGCCCGATTATCGGCGGTAGCCTCTCGACGAATCCTTCGCGTTGTCGCTCGCGCGAGATCGGAAAGAGCAACGTTCGCCCGTCCGGGCTGAGGTCGAAGCCGTTGACGGTCTCCGACGGACCAAGTGGCGTGGTGTGCCGGAGCACGAGGCTGTCGCGGCCCGTCGCTGGGTCGAGGAGATAGTAACCCGGTACTTGCTCGGGATCGCCGCCAGTCTGAGAATAGTGGCCGTACGCGTAATAGACTAGTCTCCCTGCGCCGCCGAGCGGACCAGCAGGGAGGTAGACGGCGCTGGAGACGTTGCGCGTAGAGTCAACGAGGAGGCGCGAGGTACCGGCGGCTGTGTCGAACTCGTGGAGCGCACCCGCAGAGCCGTCGGCCCAGTTCGAGCGGACGTACAAAACGCTTTCCCCAGACTCAGCCGCGTGAGCATAGAAACCCCGAGAAGGGCTGGTCAGGCTATTATCCTCCACAACGCGGAAGCTTTCATCAAGCACGAGACGACGAAGCGGGTTCATCGCGAAAAGCCCATCGCGACTCCACGAGACGTAAGCATAGTACCCTCGATCAAACAGATCGTGCTGCGGACAGCATTGGCGCACCTCAACGATGTTTGAGTTGATCTCGGAGTCTTCGTCGAAGACATCGCAGCCTGCGAGTCCGAGACCTAGCAAAGCCAGCAGCAGGAAGTCTATTCGTCCCATGGAGAGGAGCGCGGTTGTAGTTGGTGAGTCGAGACCGTAAACGGTGGGACAGTCAAACCTCTACTGTCCCACCGCCTTCACCGAACTCAAGCAATTAGCGGCGCGATGACGAGCGCGACGACCGCGATCAGCTTGACGAGGATGTTCAGGCTCGGGCCCGACGTGTCCTTGAGCGGGTCGCCCACGGTGTCACCCACGACAGCGGCCTTGTGGACCTCGGTGCCCTTGCCGTAGGTCGTGCCGTCGAAGCTGACGCCGCCCTCGATGCGCTTCTTGGCGTTGTCCCACGCGCCGCCGGCGTTCGACTGGAAGATCGCCATGAGCACGCCCGAGACCGTCACGCCGACAAGCAAGCCGCCGAGCATGTTCTTGTCGATGAACCCGATGATGACAGGAACCGTCACGGCAAGGAGACCTGGCAGGACCATCTCGCGGATCGCAGCCGCGGTCGAGATGTCGACGCAGCGCTTGTGGTCGGCTTTGGCCGTGCCTTCGCGGAGGCCCTGGATCTCGGCGAACTGGCGACCGACCTCCTTGATCATGTCGCCGGCCGCGCGGCCGACGGCACCCATCGCCATCGCCGAGAACACGAACGGCAGCATCGCGCCAAGGAGGACGCCGGAGAGGATGATCGGGTTGGCGACGTTGATCGCCTCGATCCCGGCCTGCTGCATGAAGGCCGCGAAGAGCGCGAGCGCTGTCAGCGCCGCCGAGCCAATCGCGAAGCCCTTGCCGATGGCGGCGGTCGTGTTGCCGACGGCGTCGAGCGTGTCGGTGCGGTCGCGGACCTCGGGCGGGAGCTCGGCCATCTCGGCGATACCACCGGCGTTGTCCGAGATCGGTCCGTAGGCGTCGACGGCGAGCTGGATCCCGGTCACGCTCAGCATCCCGAGCGCGGCAATCGCGATCCCGTAGAGCCCGGCGAAGGAGTACGCCCCGATGATGGCGAGGACGAGGACGAGCGTCGGGCCGCCGGTCGAGTACATCCCGACCCCGAGGCCGGCGATGATGTTGGTCGCCGAGCCGGTGATGCTCTGCTTGGCGATGCCGGTGACGGGCTTGGTGTGGGTCGCGGTGTAGTACTCCGTGATGAGGCCAATCGCCGTGCCCGAGGCGAGGCCGATCACGACGGCGAAGAAGATCTTGAGCGAGGTGTACTCGAACGCGCCGACGATGGGGGTCTCGGCGCTGAACTGGGCCGGGAGCATGAACCCGATGATGAAGAACGACAGGACGGCCATGATAGCTGCCGCGCCGAACTCGCCGATGTTGAGCCCGCGCTGCGGGTTGCCGCCCTCCTTCACCTTGACGAAGAACGAGCCGACGATCGAGACCACGATCCCGACGGCGGCGAGGACGAGCGGGAGGAGCACCGCGCCGAGCGGCATCGCGCCCTCGGCGGCGAGCGTCGGGATGAAGGCCGCGCCGAGCACCATCGTCCCGATGATCGAGCCGACGTAGCTCTCGAAGAGGTCGGCCCCCATGCCGGCCACGTCGCCCACGTTATCGCCCACGTTGTCGGCGATCGTCGCCGGGTTGCGGGGATCGTCTTCGGGGATGCCTTCATAGACCTTGCCCGCGAGGTCGGCCCCGACGTCGGCGGCCTTGGTGTAGATGCCGCCGCCGACGCGCGCGAAGAGGGCGATGGACGAGGCACCGAGCGAGAAGCCGGCGAGGACGTTGATGACCGTCCCGATGCTCTCGGCGAGCATGGCGGTGCTGGAGGTGTCGAGGAACAGGCCCTGGTACACGATGAAGAGCACGCCGAGGCCGAGGATACCGAGGCCGACGACGGAGAGCCCCATCACGAGACCGCCCGCGAAGGCGACGTTGAGCGCCGGGCCGAGGCCGGTCCGCGCGGCGTTCGTGGTGCGGACGTTGGCCTTCGTGGCGACGCGCATCCCGACGAAGCCGGCGAGGGCCGAGCAGAACGCCCCGACGATGAACGAGAGCGCGATCAGCGGCGAGGAGTCGGCGCGGCCCATGTTGGCGAAGGCCAGGAGCGCCGCCACGGCGATGACGAAGATGGAGAGCACGCGGTACTCGCGGCGCAGGAACGCCTGCGCGCCCTCGGCGATGTCGTTGGCGATCTCCGCCATGCGCTCGGTCCCGACGTCCTGCTTGCCGACCCACTGCGCCCGGATGAAGGCGTAGCCAATGGCCAGGGCACCGGCAATCGGGATGAGGAAGGTGAGTAGTTGCTCGTCCATGTGTAGAGTGGTTCTGGGTGAGGGAAAGGGGTTGGATGACGCGTTGTAACGGGCGATGCGTGAGGTTAGGCGTCGCCGAGGACGCCCGACCTCACGCATCACTTCCGGTTGTACCGGTTCATGGCCGCCGTCAGGCCCTCGCGAACGAACGCGAGCGCCGCTTCGGTCGCGGTCGCTACGGCGTCCTCGATCACGGGCTGCTCGTCGCGGCCGAAGGGCGCGAGCACGTAGTCGACCTGCCGGCCGCGCGAGAAGCTAGACCCTATGCCGACGCGCAGACGGGGGAAATTCGACGAATTGAGCCGGTCGATGATGTCCTGCACGCCGTTGTGCCCGCCCGCCGAGCCGCCGGGCCGGAGCCGGACGCGGCCGAGGTCGAGCGCGAGGTCGTCGTAGACCACGAGGAGGTCCTCGACCTCGACGCGGGCGAGGGCGACGAGCTTCCGGGCCGCCGTCCCGCTGCGGTTCATGAAGTCGAGCGGCTTGGCGACGCCGAGCGGCGTCCCGCGGTAGCTCCCCCACGCGCTCGCGAACGGTCCGCCGCCGATCTCGAACGCGAGCCCGGCCTTGCGCGCGACGGCGTCGGCGACCATGAACCCGGCGTTGTGGCGGGTGCCCTCGTAGTCCGGCCCGGGGTTGCCGAGCCCGATGATGATTCGCTTCGCCCGAGGCATTGTCCAAGCGTCGAATGACGAACGACGAGCGACGAACCAGAGAAAGGCTCGTCACTCGCCGCTCGTCGTTCGGACCTCGAATCAGTTGTCTTCGGACTCGCCTTCGGCCCCGGCGTCGGCAGCGGCCTCGGCCTGCTCGCCGTCGGCAGCCTCGGCACCGTCCTCGCCTTCGAGCAGGAGGCCGTCTTCCTCCTCCGGCTCCTCTTCGGCGCGCGGCGCGGTGATGCTGACGACCGTCCGGGCCTCGTCGGTCAGAACTTCGACGTTCTCGACCTCGAGCACGGCGACGTGGACCGAGTCGCCGATCTCGAGGTCGGTGACGTCGACCTCGACCTGGCCGGGGATGTCGCGCGGGAGGCAGCGGATCTCGAGCTCGTTGAGCGGCTGCGAGAGGATGCCGCCCGCCTTGACGCCGGCCGCGATGCCGACGGTGACGACCGGGACCGTCATGTCGAGCGTCTCGCCCGCCGTCAGCGCGAGGAAGTCCATGTGGATCGGCACATCGGTGACCGGGTGGAAGTCGATGTTCTTGACGATCGCGTCGTGCGACTCGCCGTCGACCGTGACCGAGACGACGTGGGTCTCGGCGGTGTAGATCAGCGAGCGCAGGCCGAGGATCGGCACGCGGAAGTGGACCGGGTCGGTGTGCTGCCCGTAGAGCACGCAGGGCACCTCTTCGGCGCGGCGAATGGCTTTGGTGGCGCGTTTGCCGGTGTCGCGCGGCTGCGCGTCGAGCGTGATGGCGTCCATGATGGGTGGCTTCGTAGGCCGGGTTCGTTACGGAATGAACAGCGTGGAGACGGACTCGTCGGCGTAGATCCGGTGGATGGCGTCGGCGAAGTGGTCGGCGACGGAGATCACCTCGATCTTGTCCGAGGTCCGGTGGAGCGGGACGGTGTCGGTGACGAGCAGGCGGCGGATCGGCGAGGCCTCGATGCGCTCGTAGGCCGGGCCGGAGAGGAGCGCGTGGGTCGCCGCCGCCTCGATCGAGAGCGCGCCCGCGTCGAGGAGCGCTTCGGCGGCCGAGACGAGCGTGCCGGCGGTGTCGACCATGTCGTCGAGGAGGAGGACGTTCTTGCCCTCCACCTCGCCGATGATGCGCATCACCTCGGCGACGTTCTGGCGCGGCCGGCGCTTGTCGATGAGGGCGAGGTCGGAGCCGAGGCGTTTGGCGTAGGCCCGCGCCAGCTTGAGCGAGCCCACGTCCGGGGCGACGACGACGAGGTTCTCCGCCGTCCGGTCGCGCAGGTGCTCGATCAGCACCGCCGAGCCGTAGAGGTGATCGACGGGGATGTCGAAGAAGCCCTGGAGCTGCGAGGCGTGGAGGTCCATCGTCAGCACCCGGTCCACGCCGACGGTCGTGAGGACGTTAGCGAGCGCCTTCGAGGCAATCGAGACGCGGGGCTGGTCCTTGCGGTCCTGCCGGGCGTAGCCGAAGTATGGCATCACCGCCGTGACGCGCGCCGCGCTCGCCCGCTTCGCGGCGTCGATCAAGAAGAGGAGCTCCAGCCAGTTGTCCGCCGGCGGCGGCGTCGTCTGGATGATGAAGAGGTCGGTCCCGCGAATCGACTCGTCGTAGCGGACGTAGATCTCACCGTCGGAGAAGTCCTTGATCGTGACGCCGCCGAGTTCCTGGCCGTAGGCGCGGGCGATGGCCTCGGCGAGCGCCGGGTGGGAGCGCCCGGCGAAGAGCGAGATCGGGAGGTCGTTGGGGAACACGAGGTGGGTGCGGGTGGAAACAAAAAAGCCCGCCGGCGAGGACGGAGCGGAGCGGTTGCCCGGGGAGGACTCGAACCCCCACTAACAGGACCAAAACCTGCTGTGCTGCCATTACACCACCGGGCAGGAAGCCGGCGAGCGCGAGCGCCCCGCCTCCATAGACCTCTAAAAATAGCGATCCGCGCCGCCCGCTGTCAACGTCGCTGCGGCCCCCGAATGCCTCTCCGGCGGACCTGGGCTGCGGCATCCGCCCGCTGTACCCTAGTTTGCAGGGCTCGCCCCACCCGCCGCGCCGCCACCCCGTCCCAATTCCTCCGGTCCTCGCCTCGATTTCGCGTCGCCTTCACGCGCTTCCGTCACCGGCCCACCGCTTTCCTCTCCCCGCTCTCCGATGGACGAACGCAACGCCATCGGCGTCGTCGGCGGCCTCGGCCCCTACGCCGGCCTCGACCTCGTCAAGAAAGTCTTCGACAACACCGACGCCTCGACCGACCAGGAGCACCTGCCGGTGGTACTGGTCTCGTACCCCGGCCACTTCCCCGACCGCTCGGCCTTCGTCGCCGACCCGTCGCAACCGAGCCCGGTCCCGGCGCTCCTCAACGTGCTCCGGCGGCTGGACGACGCCGGCTGCGCGATTGCCGGGATGCCATGCAACACCGCTCACTCGCCCGTCATCTACGACCCGCTCCTGGAGACGATGGAGCGTGAGGGCCGGGCGATCCGGCTCGTCAGCATCATCGAAGCCTGCGCCGAGGCCGCGCTGCGGCGCGACGCCGACATCCGGCGCGTGGGCGTGCTCGCCACGAACTCGTCGCTGCAGGGGCGGCTGCACTCGCTGGCCCTAGAGGCGGTCGGGCTGGAGGGCGTGCAACCGGAATGGACCTACCAGGACGAGTACCTGAACCCGGTGATCTTCGACGAGACGTGGGGCCTCAAGGCGCAGAGCGACCCGCCGACCGACGAGGCCCGGAGCCGCCTCCTCGACGGCATCCGCCACCTCCACGCGCGCGGGGCCGACGCCGTCGTCCTCGGCTGCACCGAGCTACCCCTCGCCGTCCCCGAGCCGGCGTTCGAGGGTATCCCGATCATCGACTCGACGAACGCCCTCGCCCGGGCGCTCATCCGGGCCACGCACCCACACAAGCTCAAGCCGCTGCCCGAGGCGCTCGCGGAGAAAGCCGAGGGGTGAATAGGTTCGGCGTGGAGAGCGAGAAAGGTTGGTTCGGCGTGGAGAGGACAGGGGGCCGTCCGTGCCCGGCGCGTCGCACTTTCGGCCGCTCGCTTTCTTCGCTGATACTCTCGACGACTACTGTTCATGACGCGATTCCTCGGCTTTCTCCTTGCCCTCCTCGCCTGCACTGCTGATCCTGTCGCCGCGCAGGTGTGCAACGGCGACATCACGCTCGAAACGCAGGCTGAGGTCGACGCTTTCGACTGCGCTGAGGTGACCGGCAACCTATTTATCGCTGGCTTCTTGGATAATACGAGCATCACAGATCTGTCTCCACTCTCCAACCTCGCCTCCGTCGGTGGAGACATCAACATCTCCGAAAACGACGCGCTCGCCTCGCTCGACGGACTCGACGGCATCGCCTCCGTCGACGGAAACCTCCGCATCTCTCTTAACGACGCGCTCGCTTCGCTCGATGGGCTCGACAACATCACCTCCGTCGGCGGAGGCTTACTCATTGATATCAACGACGCGCTCGCCACGCTCGACGGACTCAGCAACCTCTCTTCCCTCGACGAAGACCTCATAATCATTGGCAACGCCTCGCTTACATCGCTAGACGCACTCGGCAACCTCTCTTCCCTCGGCGAAGACCTCGACATCAGAGGCAACGCCGCGCTCACTTCGCTCGACGGACTCGACAACCTCGACTCCATCGGCCGCAACCTACTCATCGAGTTCAACGCCGCGCTGCGCCAGTGCTCGTGTGGCCTCGCTGGCCTCATCTCCGGCGATCCGCCTACCTTCTCCGGCATCGATGACAACATTACCATCGCGGAGAATGACCCCGATGGACAGTGCAACAGCCCGCAGCAGGTCCTCGATGACATCTGCCCCACCACGGACGCCGAACCGACAGACAACACACTCCCCGAGGCGTTCGTGCTGGAGGCGGTCTACCCGAACCCGTTCGCAGGCGTCGCCACCGTCGGCTTCTCGCTGCCCGAGGCCGCGGCCGTCCGGGTCGTGGTCTACGACGCTGCCGGGCGCGAGGTGGCCGTGCTCGTCGACGGGCCGCTGCCAGCGGGTCGGCACACGGCGTCGTTCGAGGCGGCCGGGCGGGCGAGCGGGACGTACCTCGTGCGCCTGGAAGCCGGTGGGTACCGCGCGACGCAGCCGCTGACGCTCGTGCGGTAGCGCCTCGCAACGGTGCGCAGCCCTTTCGGACCCCCGTTTGACAGGAGGAGCCGCTACATTTACCTATTTTCCCGAGCCATAGCTCTCCCCCGTCATCCCTGCGCAGGCGCTGCCAGGGCTGGGGTGTTCACAGAAGGAAACGATTCTACACCCCCAACCCCGATATGCGTCATTCCCGCGAAGGCGGGAATCTATACCCACCGTTGCTTGGATTCCCACCTTCGTGGGACCGCGCAGCAGCGGAGTAAGCCCATGACGTTGTTGTTGGGGGCGAAGTAGTTTGTGCAAACCTATCCCCACCAGCGCGCAGGCGGGGATCCATGCTACGCCCCACCGTGCCACGCCCCGGCTTCGTCTACCTCCTCGCCAGCCGCCCCAACGGCACGCTCTACATCGGCGTGACGAGCCACCTCGCCCGCCGCGTCTGGGAGCACCGGAACGATCTCGCCGAGGGGTTCACCCGTCGCTACGGCGTCCACCGCCTCGTTTACTTCGAGCGCTACGACAACATCCGCGACGCCATCGAGCGCGAGAAGCGCCTGAAAAAGTGGCGGCGAGCGTGGAAGCTCCGACTGGTCCGCGAGGCGAACCCGGCGTGGGAGGACCTCTACGCGGCGGTGGTCGATTCTGCGGTCCCACCGGAGGGGATGCCGGGCCGGGAGGTGATTATGGGTTCCCGCCTGCGCGGGAATGACAGATAGGCAAAGAAGGCCATAGTCCTGGAAGGCGACGGTCTTGCTCTTGACAAGGGAGACAGCCGCGTGCAGCCTCCTGCGAAGGGATACGTCCCGGAGCAGGTGCAAGCGCGGCGGGGGGTCAGCCTTCCCCGCTCTCCACGCCCCTTTCTCCACCGATTCCCTCCCCTTCCCCGCGGTGGTGCTATATTCCCGCATCATTTTTCCGCGCCCGTCCCCCTCTCCCCTCAGCGCTGCCTATGCAGAGATTGGCTACCGAACGCTTCTAAGTCTCTCCGACCTGTACGATGCTCAAAGAGCGTAGCCGCCTGCTGCAACGCCTCCTGTTCGCCGCCGACCTCGTCCTGATCGCCCTGGCGTGGACGCTGGCGTGGGTGCTCCGGTTCGAACTGCTGACCCCGCCGGAGTGGATCCCGCTGGAGCGCTACCTCGGCTACGTGCCGGCCGTCCTCGTGATTTGGGGCGCGGTCTTTCTGCTGTCCGGGCTCTACCAGACCCGCCGGGCGCAGCGCCTCCCCCTCGTCGTCTTCGCCGTGGCGCGGGCGGTGACACTCGGCCTCTTCGCCTCGGTGGCGGCGGTGTTCTTCTACCGCGAGTTCTCGTTCTCGCGCCTGCACATGCTGGCCTTCGGGGTGCTGACCTCGGCCTTTCTGATCCTGCTGCGGCTCTCGATCTACGCCGCCCTGCGCCGGGCGCGGCTCCGGGGCCACAACCTCCGCCGCGTCCTCGTGGTCGGGGCCGGGCGGGCCGGGGAGCGGCTGGCGAACGCGTTCCGGCAGTACCCCTGGATGGGCTTCGAGGTCGTCGGCTTTCTCGACGACGAGAAGGCCGGCACGCCGGGCGTGCTCGGGACGGTGGACGACTTCGTCGCGGTGATGGACGACCTCAAGGACCGGGGTCAGACCGTCGACCTCGTCTACGTCTGCCTCCCGTCGTGGGCGGCGGGCAAGGTCGAGCGCCTGATCGACGACGCGGCGACGCGCCTCGCGCACGTCTGCCTCGTCCCCGACCTCTTCCAGTTCGAGATGATCCTCAACAGCCGGGTCTCGGACATCGACGGGCTGCCG
This region includes:
- a CDS encoding ribose-phosphate pyrophosphokinase — translated: MFPNDLPISLFAGRSHPALAEAIARAYGQELGGVTIKDFSDGEIYVRYDESIRGTDLFIIQTTPPPADNWLELLFLIDAAKRASAARVTAVMPYFGYARQDRKDQPRVSIASKALANVLTTVGVDRVLTMDLHASQLQGFFDIPVDHLYGSAVLIEHLRDRTAENLVVVAPDVGSLKLARAYAKRLGSDLALIDKRRPRQNVAEVMRIIGEVEGKNVLLLDDMVDTAGTLVSAAEALLDAGALSIEAAATHALLSGPAYERIEASPIRRLLVTDTVPLHRTSDKIEVISVADHFADAIHRIYADESVSTLFIP
- a CDS encoding amino acid racemase, which gives rise to MDERNAIGVVGGLGPYAGLDLVKKVFDNTDASTDQEHLPVVLVSYPGHFPDRSAFVADPSQPSPVPALLNVLRRLDDAGCAIAGMPCNTAHSPVIYDPLLETMEREGRAIRLVSIIEACAEAALRRDADIRRVGVLATNSSLQGRLHSLALEAVGLEGVQPEWTYQDEYLNPVIFDETWGLKAQSDPPTDEARSRLLDGIRHLHARGADAVVLGCTELPLAVPEPAFEGIPIIDSTNALARALIRATHPHKLKPLPEALAEKAEG
- a CDS encoding T9SS type A sorting domain-containing protein — translated: MTRFLGFLLALLACTADPVAAQVCNGDITLETQAEVDAFDCAEVTGNLFIAGFLDNTSITDLSPLSNLASVGGDINISENDALASLDGLDGIASVDGNLRISLNDALASLDGLDNITSVGGGLLIDINDALATLDGLSNLSSLDEDLIIIGNASLTSLDALGNLSSLGEDLDIRGNAALTSLDGLDNLDSIGRNLLIEFNAALRQCSCGLAGLISGDPPTFSGIDDNITIAENDPDGQCNSPQQVLDDICPTTDAEPTDNTLPEAFVLEAVYPNPFAGVATVGFSLPEAAAVRVVVYDAAGREVAVLVDGPLPAGRHTASFEAAGRASGTYLVRLEAGGYRATQPLTLVR
- a CDS encoding GIY-YIG nuclease family protein gives rise to the protein MLRPTVPRPGFVYLLASRPNGTLYIGVTSHLARRVWEHRNDLAEGFTRRYGVHRLVYFERYDNIRDAIEREKRLKKWRRAWKLRLVREANPAWEDLYAAVVDSAVPPEGMPGREVIMGSRLRGNDR
- a CDS encoding undecaprenyl-phosphate glucose phosphotransferase; translated protein: MLKERSRLLQRLLFAADLVLIALAWTLAWVLRFELLTPPEWIPLERYLGYVPAVLVIWGAVFLLSGLYQTRRAQRLPLVVFAVARAVTLGLFASVAAVFFYREFSFSRLHMLAFGVLTSAFLILLRLSIYAALRRARLRGHNLRRVLVVGAGRAGERLANAFRQYPWMGFEVVGFLDDEKAGTPGVLGTVDDFVAVMDDLKDRGQTVDLVYVCLPSWAAGKVERLIDDAATRLAHVCLVPDLFQFEMILNSRVSDIDGLPVIHLIDETPFDFRRVVKRGADIAFSLAVLTLLAPVFLVIAAAVKLSSPGPVFYRQERMGLNGRCFEMLKFRSMPVNAEAASGAVWAKSGESRATPVGAFLRRTSLDELPQFLNVLLGHMSVVGPRPERPVFIDEFKDRVPHYMLRHKVKAGITGWAQVNGWRGDTSIEKRIECDLYYIQHWSLWLDIKIVFLTLFKGFVHENAY